One window from the genome of Sesamum indicum cultivar Zhongzhi No. 13 linkage group LG15, S_indicum_v1.0, whole genome shotgun sequence encodes:
- the LOC105177387 gene encoding glucose-6-phosphate 1-dehydrogenase, cytoplasmic isoform, translated as MAASGEWYCEKRPFSKNESFARDNENVPETGCLSIIVLGASGDLAKKKTFPALFNLYRQGFLQSNEVHIFGYSRTKLSNDELRDRIRGFLPQGKELTNDVSDFLQLIIYVSGSYDAPEGFQELDKAISEHEVSKNSTEGSSRRLFYLALPPSVYPQVCKMIKSYCMNKSDLGGWTRIVVEKPFGKDLASAEELSSQIGELFDEPQIYRIDHYLGKELVQNLLVLRFANRFFLPLWNRDNIANVQIVFREDFGTEGRGGYFDQYGIIRDIIQNHLLQVLCLVAMEKPVSLKPEHIRDEKVKVLQSVVPIKDEEVVLGQYQGYKDDPTVPNDSNTPTFATVILRIHNERWEGVPFILKAGKALNSRKAEIRVQFKDVPGDIFKCQKQGRNEFVIRLQPSEAIYMKLTVKQPGLEMSVVQSELDLSYRQRYQGVVIPEAYERLILDTIKGDQQHFVRRDELKAAWEIFTPLLHRIDQGEFKSLPYKPGSRGPVEADELLERAGYVQTHGYIWIPPTL; from the exons ATGGCGGCGTCCGGTGAGTGGTACTGTGAGAAAAGACCCTTCTCGAAGAATGAGTCTTTTGCAAGAGACAATGAGAATGTGCCTGAAACTGGGTGCCTCTCCATCATTGTTCTTGGTGCTTCTGGTGATCTCGCTAAAAAAAAGACCTTTCCTGCACTTTTTAACCTTTACCGGCAG GGATTTCTACAATCGAATGAAGTTCACATTTTTGGCTATTCAAGGACCAAGCTATCTAATGATGAATTGAGAGATCGAATTCGAGG GTTTCTTCCCCAGGGGAAAGAATTGACAAATGATGTTTCAGACTTTCTGCAGTTG ATTATATATGTGAGTGGCTCTTATGATGCTCCGGAAGGGTTTCAAGAATTAGATAAGGCAATATCTGAGCATGAAGTATCAAAAAACAGTACAGAAGGATCATCCCGGAGGCTTTTCTATCTTGCACTTCCTCCATCAGTATATCCACAAGTCTGCAAAATGATCAAGAGTTATTGCATGAATAAAT CTGATCTTGGTGGATGGACTCGTATTGTTGTTGAGAAGCCCTTTGGCAAGGATTTGGCTTCAGCTGAGGAACTAAGCTCCCAGATAGGAGAATTGTTTgatgaaccacaaatttacCGTATTGATCATTATTTGGGAAAGGAATTGGTGCAGAACTTG TTGGTGCTTCGTTTTGCAAATCGCTTCTTTTTACCTCTTTGGAATCGTGATAACATTGCTAATGTGCAG ATTGTGTTTAGAGAAGATTTTGGGACTGAAGGTCGTGGtggatattttgatcaatatgG GATTATCCGTGATATTATCCAAAATCACTTATTACAG GTTCTTTGCCTTGTCGCCATGGAGAAACCCGTCTCCCTGAAGCCTGAGCATATACGAGATGAGAAAGTGAAg GTTCTTCAATCAGTTGTTCCTATAAAAGACGAAGAGGTGGTGCTTGGTCAATATCAAGGCTATAAGGATGATCCAACAGTTCCAAATGACTCAAACACTCCAACCTTTGCAACAGTAATTCTACGTATACACAATGAAAGATGGGAAG GTGTGCCTTTTATACTCAAGGCAGGAAAAGCTTTAAATTCGAGAAAAGCTGAAATCAGGGTTCAATTCAAGGATGTTCCTGGcgatatatttaaat GTCAAAAGCAAGGAAGGAATGAATTTGTGATTCGACTGCAACCTTCAGAGGCCATATACATGAAGCTAACA GTCAAACAGCCTGGATTGGAAATGTCAGTTGTTCAGAGTGAACTAGACTTGTCATACAGGCAACGCTACCAAGGGGTTGTCATTCCTGAGGCTTATGAACGGCTGATTCTTGACAC AATTAAAGGTGATCAGCAGCATTTTGTCCGCAGAGACGAACTGAAG GCAGCCTGGGAGATCTTCACTCCCCTTCTGCACCGAATAGATCAGGGAGAGTTCAAGTCACTTCCTTACAAGCCGGGCAGCAGAGGCCCTGTGGAAGCAGACGAACTGTTAGAACGCGCAGGTTATGTCCAAACACACGGGTACATATGGATCCCCCCAACCTTGTAA
- the LOC105177386 gene encoding F-box protein SKIP14 produces MVLNQEENVCGGVRSDDGYFMEGWPGAETEELVDFDDSESHEGYEDIADLLPNDPFGMEINIGLPNDPCGMDFNISLPTDPFGMDFNIEATVAAITGWIEDFGLKACGLETDEASEDKNTDDNKFFAELNFVWTSSMEYEQEEGKNEVVGSGIESYPQDGSYDDRNMSGSDMEGLMFFGCEKYQNEHVNEASVADGGAPADALFFALGYLGVMDLLSVERVCKPLRDAVQNDPLLWRNIHIDLPLNDKITDDDLLRLTNRAQGTLASLNLVKCFKITNAGLKRVLQSNPGMTKLSVPGCTRLSIEDVLHDLKVFNSVALPGIKLLRICELFGLTNQHLKDFKLLLGADEDKKPSNYKPRFYRAGQLYLSLDDERVIDVETCPRCQHARSVYDCPAESCQAKIHSVNACRACIFCIARCISCGCCLDNKAYEETFCLDLLCLDCLAQLLNYQDRVTLSPLHTCLRQKSSYHVVLYG; encoded by the exons ATGGTGTTAAATCAAGAAGAGAATGTGTGCGGCGGTGTAAGGTCTGATGATGGTTATTTCATGGAGGGATGGCCGGGTGCAGAAACTGAAGAGTTGGTGGACTTTGATGATTCTGAATCTCATGAGGGTTATGAAGATATTGCTGATTTGTTGCCTAATGATCCTTTTGGGATGGAGATCAATATAGGTTTGCCCAATGATCCGTGTGGCATGGATTTCAATATAAGTTTGCCTACAGATCCTTTTGGTATGGATTTCAATATAGAGGCTACTGTTGCGGCCATTACTGGTTGGATTGAGGATTTTGGTTTGAAAGCTTGTGGGTTAGAAACTGATGAAGCTTCTGAAGATAAAAATACTGATGACAACAAATTCTTTGCCGAACTGAACTTTGTTTGGACTAGCTCTATGGAGTATGAACAAGAGGAGGGAAAGAACGAGGTGGTTGGTTCTGGTATAGAGTCATACCCGCAGGATGGGTCATATGATGACCGTAATATGTCGGGTAGTGACATGGAAGGGTTAATGTTCTTTGGTTGTGAGAAATATCAGAATGAGCATGTGAACGAAGCTAGTGTTGCTGACGGAGGTGCTCCAGCagatgctttattttttgctcTTGGTTATCTTGGTGTTATGGACCTTCTTTCTGTTGAAAGGGTTTGCAAACCACTGCGTGATGCTGTACAGAATGACCCACTTCTTTGGAGAAATATTCACATTGATCTTCCCTTGAATGATAAGATCACTGATGATGATCTTCTGCGGTTAACTAACAGGGCTCAAGGTACCCTTGCCAGCTTGAACCTTGTGAAGTGCTTCAAAATCACCAATGCTGGTCTGAAGCGTGTGCTCCAAAGCAACCCAGGAATGACAAAG TTAAGTGTGCCAGGATGCACCAGGCTCAGCATTGAAGATGTTCTGCACGATTTAAAGGTCTTTAATTCTGTTGCCTTGCCTGGTATAAAGCTCCTAAGAATATGTGAGCTTTTTGGTTTAACGAACCAGCACCTCAAAGACTTTAAGCTTTTATTAGGGGCAGATGAGGACAAAAAGCCCAGCAATTATAAACCAAGGTTCTATCGTGCGGGACAGTTATATCTCTCTCTTGACGATGAACGTGTTATTGACGTTGAAACATGCCCGAGATGCCAGCATGCGAGATCAGTTTATGATTGCCCGGCTGAGAGTTGTCAAGCGAAGATCCATTCTGTAAATGCATGCAGAGCTTGCATCTTTTGCATTGCTCGTTGTATAAGCTGTGGATGCTGCTTGGATAATAAAGCATATGAAGAGACATTCTGTTTGGATTTACTTTGTTTGGACTGTTTGGCACAGCTCTTGAACTACCAGGATAGGGTGACCTTATCACCATTGCACACTTGCTTGCGCCAAAAGTCAAGTTACCACGTCGTCCTATATGGCTGA
- the LOC105177390 gene encoding glyceraldehyde-3-phosphate dehydrogenase, cytosolic-like, producing MAKIKIGINGFGRIGRLVARVALQSDDVELVAVNDPFISTDYMTYMFKYDSVHGQWKKHELKVKDSKTLLFGDKPVTVFGVRNPEEIPWAEAGADYVVESTGVFTDKDKAAAHLKGGAKKVVISAPSKDAPMFVVGVNEKEYKPDINIVSNASCTTNCLAPLAKVLNDRFGIVEGLMTTVHSITATQKTVDGPSMKDWRGGRAASFNIIPSSTGAAKAVGKVLPSLNGKLTGMAFRVPTVDVSVVDLTARLEKAATYDEIKAAIKEESETNMKGILGYTEDDVVSTDFVGDCRSSIFDAKAGIALNGNFVKVVSWYDNEWGYSNRVVDLIRHMAKVA from the exons ATGGCCAAAATCAAGATCGGAATTAACG GATTCGGAAGGATCGGACGTTTGGTGGCGAGAGTTGCTCTACAGAGTGATGATGTCGAACTTGTTGCTGTCAATGATCCATTTATTTCCACCGATTACatg ACCTATATGTTCAAATACGACAGTGTTCATGGTCAATGGAAAAAGCATGAACTTAAGGTTAAGGATTCAAAGACCCTTCTCTTTGGTGACAAGCCAGTGACTGTCTTTGGCGTCAG GAACCCAGAGGAGATCCCATGGGCTGAGGCTGGAGCTGACTATGTAGTGGAGTCCACTGGTGTTTTTACCGACAAGGACAAGGCTGCTGCCCACTTGAAG GGAGGTGCAAAGAAGGTAGTAATTTCTGCCCCAAGCAAGGATGCCCCTATGTTTGTTGTTGGTGTAAATGAGAAGGAATATAAGCCCGACATTAACATTGTTTCTAATGCTAGTTGCACTACCAACTGTCTAGCACCATTGGCTAAG GTCCTCAATGACAGGTTTGGTATTGTTGAGGGGCTGATGACCACTGTCCACTCCATTACTG CAACACAGAAGACTGTTGATGGTCCATCGATGAAGGACTGGAGAGGTGGAAGAGCTGCTTCATTCAACATCATTCCCAGTAGCACTGGAGCTGCTAAG GCTGTTGGGAAAGTTCTTCCCTCTCTAAATGGAAAGCTTACAGGGATGGCTTTCCGTGTTCCTACTGTTGATGTTTCAGTGGTCGACCTAACTGCAAGGCTTGAAAAGGCTGCCAcatatgatgaaattaaagCTGCTATCAA GGAGGAGTCTGAGACTAACATGAAGGGAATCTTGGGATACACAGAAGATGATGTAGTGTCAACTGACTTTGTCGGTGATTGCAG GTCTAGCATCTTCGATGCCAAGGCTGGAATTGCACTAAATGGCAACTTTGTGAAGGTTGTCTCTTGGTATGACAATGAATGGGGTTACAG TAACCGTGTTGTTGACTTGATCCGGCACATGGCAAAGGTTGCATGA
- the LOC105177389 gene encoding cytosolic Fe-S cluster assembly factor NBP35, protein MGNDGYEIPENANEHCPGPQSESAGKSDACEGCPNQQACATAPKGPDPDLVSIVERMATVKHKILVLSGKGGVGKSTFSAQLSFALAAMDFQVGLLDIDICGPSIPKMLGLEGQEIHQSNLGWSPVYVESNLGVMSIGFMLPHPDEAVIWRGPRKNGIIKQFLKDVYWGELDFLVVDAPPGTSDEHISIVQFLQATGIDGAIIVTTPQQVSLIDVRKEVSFCKKVGLQVLGVVENMSGLCQPLSDFRFMSVTETGEQKDMTQWVIEYMKEKAPEMLNLVAVSEVFDSSAGGGAKMCKDMGVPFLGKIPLDPQLCKAAEEGRSCFDDSKCRVSAPALKAIIEKLLSQLEVSRMED, encoded by the exons ATGGGAAACGATGGCTATGAAATCCCCGAGAACGCCAATGAAC ATTGCCCGGGGCCTCAGTCCGAATCAGCTGGAAAATCTGATGCTTGTGAAGGATGTCCTAATCAGCAGGCTTGTGCTACTGCTCCGAAAGGACCCGATCCAg ATTTGGTCTCCATTGTTGAAAGAATGGCAACAGTGAAACACAAGATACTGGTCTTGTCTGGCAAGGGCGGTGTTGGCAAGAGTACGTTCTCAGCCCAACTTTCTTTTGCCCTGGCAGCTATGGATTTCCAGGTGGGTCTCcttgatattgatatttgtgGTCCAAGTATCCCAAAGATGCTCGGTCTGGAAGGTCAAGAGATTCATCAAAGCAACCTTGGTTGGTCTCCTGTGTATGTTGAGTCAAACCTTGGAGTGATGTCAATTGGATTCATGCTCCCCCATCCTGACGAGGCTGTCATATGGCGAGGACCTCGGAAGAATGGAATCATCAAGCAATTTCTGAAGGATGTGTATTGGGGAGAGCTTGATTTTCTTGTGGTTGATGCGCCACCTGGAACCTCAGATGAGCATATTTCAATTGTTCAGTTCCTCCAGGCAACTGGAATAGATGGTGCCATTATCGTTACTACACCCCAGCAGGTGTCCCTCATAGATGTAAGGAAAGAAGTTAGTTTCTGTAAGAAGGTTGGATTACAGGTTCTGGGTGTAGTTGAAAATATGAGTGGTTTGTGCCAACCGTTGTCTGATTTCAGATTCATGAGTGTGACCGAGACTGGTGAACAAAAAGACATGACACAGTGGGTTATTGAGTACATGAAGGAGAAGGCTCCAGAAATGCTTAATTTGGTTGCTGTTAGTGAAGTTTTTGATAGTAGTGCTGGTGGTGGTGCTAAAATGTGCAAGGATATGGGAGTTCCCTTCCTTGGGAAGATCCCGTTGGACCCTCAGCTGTGTAAAGCAGCTGAAGAAGGAAGATCCTGTTTTGATGATAGTAAATGCCGGGTGAGTGCCCCTGCATTGAAGGCGATCATAGAGAAACTATTGTCACAACTGGAGGTATCAAGAATGGAGGATTGA